The following coding sequences lie in one Methanopyrus sp. SNP6 genomic window:
- the dph2 gene encoding diphthamide biosynthesis enzyme Dph2, translated as MTRCTSAESYDEDEVPRAVESLNVEGRVLVQAPDGLKRIAREVADVLEARGCEVELDAGRVFGACDITSGTVIRTDYIVHIGHYPIPEVERRIRELGATAHFLPVRGRKRVEPWMVEEVAEVLRNLGIERVNICATAQYVTDLELVSEILRESGIEPVIRSGDGRRVATPGLVLGCNFSALDTSLPTVVVCSGSFHPAGVAIRTNQPVVQLDPTKGVLDPEDVEGVTKRILAVRLSKIREFDWEEGFEIVESTALGQRRPGVVQILNRPIWRLRYLTEDALRSLRRRQCVFCGCPRVPVDEASRFKRWVLLNPAELAAVRAGWREYRLDEIPTPEDVLNVLRR; from the coding sequence ATGACGAGATGCACCTCCGCCGAATCCTATGACGAGGACGAAGTGCCGAGGGCCGTCGAGTCCCTCAACGTTGAAGGGCGTGTTCTGGTTCAGGCCCCGGATGGGCTGAAGCGAATCGCCCGTGAGGTTGCCGACGTGCTGGAAGCCCGTGGCTGCGAGGTGGAGCTCGACGCAGGTCGCGTGTTCGGAGCTTGCGACATCACTTCCGGTACCGTGATCCGGACGGATTATATCGTTCACATCGGTCATTATCCCATACCCGAGGTCGAGCGACGGATACGGGAGCTCGGGGCGACCGCACATTTCCTACCGGTACGTGGACGTAAACGCGTGGAACCATGGATGGTCGAGGAAGTCGCCGAAGTACTTCGAAACTTAGGAATCGAGCGTGTGAATATCTGCGCAACGGCACAGTACGTAACCGATCTCGAGCTCGTGTCAGAGATCCTACGGGAATCCGGTATCGAGCCCGTAATCCGATCGGGAGACGGTCGCAGGGTGGCAACGCCCGGGTTGGTGCTCGGGTGCAATTTCTCCGCTCTCGATACGTCCCTACCAACGGTAGTGGTGTGTTCTGGAAGCTTCCATCCCGCCGGTGTCGCTATTAGGACGAATCAGCCCGTGGTACAACTCGACCCCACGAAGGGGGTCTTAGACCCAGAGGACGTGGAGGGTGTCACCAAGAGGATTCTGGCCGTTAGACTGTCTAAAATCCGTGAGTTCGACTGGGAAGAGGGGTTCGAGATCGTAGAGAGCACCGCGTTGGGTCAGAGGAGACCAGGCGTGGTACAGATCCTGAACCGCCCAATATGGAGGTTGAGATATCTGACGGAAGATGCGCTAAGATCGCTCCGCAGACGTCAATGCGTGTTCTGCGGGTGTCCCAGGGTGCCCGTCGACGAGGCCTCTAGGTTCAAGCGATGGGTGTTGCTGAACCCAGCCGAACTAGCCGCGGTGCGTGCTGGGTGGAGAGAGTACCGCCTCGATGAGATTCCGACCCCTGAGGACGTCCTCAACGTCCTACGGCGGTGA
- the modA gene encoding molybdate ABC transporter substrate-binding protein: MRGVPIAIGILSVVVIAAAAGYYYTSSNQLTVFAAASLKKPLTKLAKQYEKEKGVKVALNFGPSGGLTAQILQGQKCDLFFSADWKYVVKLQKAGKTIKTKKFLKDYLVLVVSKTGKEKGIKDVEDITKPGVTVAVADPKAPVGEYTQRALKKLGLWDTIVKNGNLKARPGTVNQVATMVKNDQIDAGFVYRSVAVGFGLPIVQMFPHSLTGPIIWGAAVIKGGNERLAEDFLNYCLEHIDEFKKYGWSPA; encoded by the coding sequence GTGCGCGGGGTACCGATCGCAATAGGGATCCTATCAGTAGTAGTGATCGCGGCGGCCGCCGGTTACTACTACACGTCCTCGAACCAGCTCACGGTGTTCGCTGCGGCCAGCCTGAAGAAACCACTCACCAAGCTCGCGAAGCAGTACGAGAAGGAAAAAGGCGTTAAGGTAGCCCTCAACTTCGGTCCATCCGGAGGACTGACTGCGCAGATACTCCAAGGGCAGAAGTGCGACCTGTTCTTCTCCGCGGATTGGAAGTACGTGGTCAAGCTCCAGAAGGCCGGCAAGACTATCAAGACTAAGAAATTCCTGAAGGACTACCTCGTTCTGGTGGTATCCAAGACGGGCAAGGAGAAAGGCATCAAGGACGTCGAGGACATCACAAAGCCTGGCGTCACGGTTGCCGTGGCTGACCCGAAGGCACCTGTCGGTGAGTACACACAGCGCGCGCTGAAGAAGCTCGGACTCTGGGACACTATCGTGAAAAACGGGAACCTGAAGGCCAGACCTGGTACCGTCAACCAGGTCGCCACGATGGTGAAGAACGACCAGATCGATGCAGGTTTCGTCTATCGGAGTGTGGCAGTCGGCTTCGGTCTGCCGATCGTGCAGATGTTCCCTCACTCCCTGACTGGGCCGATAATCTGGGGAGCGGCCGTCATCAAGGGAGGTAACGAACGGCTCGCAGAGGACTTCCTGAACTACTGTCTCGAGCACATCGACGAGTTCAAGAAGTACGGGTGGAGTCCAGCATGA
- a CDS encoding ABC transporter ATP-binding protein — protein MLRVEGVEFSYGDREVLRGVDLEVKPGKVRVLFGPNGSGKSTLLKIVAGILKPDKGRVIIGEEDVTDLPPEERHVGYVPQQPALFPHMTVKDNITYSLHNGRGDPDRLDELVELLGLKEYLDLKPDELSGGYQSRVSLARALFSDPKVMLLDEPLSDVDLAVKTDLVPKFREVLKETGVPALYVTHDPWEAERIGDTFTVLVGGKAMDVGSVDEALEKLKRGVESVKA, from the coding sequence GTGCTGAGGGTTGAGGGAGTCGAGTTCTCCTACGGAGACCGGGAGGTCCTACGCGGTGTCGACCTGGAAGTAAAGCCCGGTAAAGTACGGGTACTCTTCGGTCCCAACGGGAGCGGTAAGTCCACGCTCCTCAAGATCGTCGCCGGCATTCTGAAGCCCGACAAGGGTCGCGTGATCATCGGAGAGGAAGACGTCACCGACCTCCCACCCGAGGAGCGCCACGTTGGGTATGTCCCACAGCAACCTGCGCTGTTCCCACACATGACCGTCAAGGACAACATCACGTACTCCCTCCACAACGGTCGCGGCGATCCCGATCGACTGGACGAACTCGTGGAGCTCCTCGGACTGAAGGAATACCTCGATCTGAAGCCCGACGAGCTCAGCGGCGGGTACCAGAGTCGGGTATCACTCGCTCGAGCTCTATTCTCCGATCCGAAGGTGATGCTTCTGGATGAGCCTCTCAGCGACGTCGACCTGGCCGTGAAGACGGACCTCGTCCCGAAGTTCCGCGAGGTACTGAAGGAAACGGGCGTACCCGCCCTGTACGTCACGCACGACCCATGGGAAGCCGAGCGTATCGGTGACACCTTCACGGTTTTAGTAGGGGGTAAGGCGATGGATGTGGGTTCAGTGGACGAGGCGCTCGAGAAGTTGAAACGGGGTGTGGAAAGTGTCAAAGCGTAA
- a CDS encoding cobalamin biosynthesis protein has protein sequence MYALGVGMRRRVRRQDLVTAIRWGLEEAGELGEIITITRKRDQPSGKALVEIGRRLGIPVRFVEKFADYTPSDSRARDLLGVRGSVCEGVLITHGYEIVRPKRTFGNTVTAALGWKRSRK, from the coding sequence TTGTATGCTTTGGGAGTCGGGATGAGGCGGAGAGTGCGACGGCAGGACCTGGTGACTGCGATACGATGGGGTCTGGAGGAAGCAGGCGAACTCGGTGAGATCATCACGATAACCCGAAAGCGGGACCAGCCCTCCGGAAAGGCGCTGGTTGAAATTGGTCGCCGGTTAGGGATCCCCGTACGGTTCGTCGAGAAGTTCGCTGACTACACACCGAGCGATTCCCGAGCGAGGGACCTACTAGGGGTTCGAGGTTCCGTGTGTGAGGGTGTCCTTATAACTCACGGGTACGAAATCGTTCGGCCGAAACGGACTTTCGGAAACACCGTTACCGCGGCTTTGGGGTGGAAAAGATCCCGAAAGTAG
- a CDS encoding DNA cytosine methyltransferase, whose amino-acid sequence MKPRVVDLFCGAGGFSRGFREAGFKVLGGVENNPAPAATYRKNFPKAEVIERDIQRVDSEEIVDELGEPDVIIGGPPCEPFTAANADRKPNPLDRLYDDPVGRLVLHFVRIIGDLQPEVFVMENVPAIMEGPLEKALRKEFARVGYERIHFNVLQAVHYEVPSYRRRVFISNVRIDPEPTAERPKTVWEAIGNLPSPDSEIPNHELRPMSKRKLRRIRRLRWGEALSVIRGARGSFKNWLRLHPFKPAPTVMGGSRFIHPFEDRLLTVREQARLMSYPDDHVFEGGYETQYDQVGESVPPELARVIAEEVRDHLA is encoded by the coding sequence TTGAAGCCGAGAGTGGTGGATCTATTCTGCGGAGCCGGCGGTTTCTCTAGGGGTTTCAGGGAAGCTGGGTTCAAGGTCTTGGGAGGTGTTGAGAACAACCCCGCGCCGGCCGCGACATATCGGAAGAACTTCCCGAAAGCCGAGGTGATCGAGCGTGATATCCAGCGGGTCGACTCGGAGGAAATCGTGGACGAGTTAGGCGAACCGGATGTGATTATTGGAGGGCCGCCCTGCGAGCCGTTCACAGCCGCCAACGCGGATCGGAAACCTAACCCGCTGGATCGACTCTACGACGATCCCGTAGGCAGGTTAGTACTCCACTTCGTGAGGATTATCGGTGACCTCCAGCCCGAGGTTTTCGTCATGGAGAACGTCCCCGCAATCATGGAGGGGCCTTTAGAAAAAGCGTTGAGGAAGGAGTTCGCACGTGTTGGATACGAGAGGATACACTTCAACGTACTCCAAGCGGTACATTACGAGGTACCTTCGTATCGGCGCCGCGTCTTCATTTCAAACGTAAGAATAGACCCCGAACCCACAGCGGAACGGCCGAAAACTGTGTGGGAAGCTATCGGAAATCTCCCCAGCCCTGACTCGGAGATTCCCAACCACGAACTGCGCCCCATGTCCAAGAGGAAGCTCCGAAGGATCCGACGCCTTAGGTGGGGGGAGGCCCTGAGCGTCATAAGAGGGGCTAGAGGTAGCTTCAAGAACTGGCTCAGGCTGCACCCCTTCAAGCCGGCCCCTACTGTGATGGGTGGGTCCAGGTTCATACACCCGTTCGAGGACCGACTGCTTACCGTCAGGGAGCAAGCCCGGCTGATGAGTTATCCCGACGATCACGTGTTCGAAGGAGGGTACGAGACGCAGTACGACCAGGTAGGAGAGTCGGTGCCGCCGGAGCTCGCCCGCGTTATCGCCGAGGAAGTCCGTGATCACCTCGCGTAA
- the cbiB gene encoding adenosylcobinamide-phosphate synthase CbiB, translating to MDPLLTAYLAVALDLLLGDPPNRFHPVAWCGRVMELVEKKVRCGSILDVIWGGLSLTVGCGFLLGVCYLLHSIPMVGDALVLWVCISVRGLVEHLLPVERALQDGDLDVARRAVKRLVSRDVSCLNGAEVASAAVESCFENLLDSIVGPLWWYYILGWPGAVVYRATNVADAMFGYRGEYKMFGKIPARLDDLLNVLSLPACAAALTVTLPWWILRARPRSLLRAVREVPSPSSWLPMYVGACALGVRLEKPNVYVLKGGDWLPKPDDVRRAAQIAVIFGLVAPSITYVAADLLNL from the coding sequence TTGGACCCCCTCCTTACCGCGTACCTGGCGGTGGCTCTGGACCTGCTCCTGGGAGACCCGCCGAACCGTTTCCATCCGGTGGCATGGTGCGGCCGGGTGATGGAGCTCGTGGAGAAGAAAGTACGGTGCGGAAGTATCCTCGACGTAATCTGGGGAGGACTGTCCCTAACGGTCGGTTGCGGGTTCCTGCTGGGAGTGTGTTACTTGCTTCACTCCATCCCGATGGTGGGAGATGCCCTGGTCCTGTGGGTGTGCATTTCCGTACGGGGACTTGTCGAACACTTGCTTCCGGTGGAGCGGGCGCTCCAAGATGGGGATTTAGACGTGGCTCGACGGGCCGTGAAGAGGCTCGTCAGTCGTGACGTAAGCTGTTTAAACGGGGCGGAGGTAGCTTCGGCCGCGGTGGAAAGTTGTTTCGAGAACTTACTAGATTCTATCGTGGGCCCCTTGTGGTGGTACTATATCCTCGGGTGGCCGGGTGCTGTCGTGTACCGAGCGACGAACGTCGCGGACGCCATGTTCGGATACCGAGGCGAGTACAAGATGTTCGGTAAGATTCCGGCGAGGTTGGACGACCTGCTGAATGTGCTCTCACTGCCCGCATGCGCCGCGGCGCTTACGGTAACTCTACCTTGGTGGATACTTCGGGCGAGGCCCCGGTCACTGTTGCGGGCGGTACGGGAGGTCCCGAGCCCGAGCTCCTGGTTGCCTATGTACGTGGGAGCCTGCGCACTGGGAGTCCGACTGGAGAAACCGAACGTGTACGTCCTAAAAGGAGGGGACTGGCTTCCGAAGCCCGACGACGTGCGTCGCGCGGCTCAGATCGCCGTGATATTCGGGCTCGTCGCTCCGAGTATCACGTACGTCGCAGCTGATCTTTTAAATCTCTAA
- a CDS encoding ABC transporter permease codes for MIGRYEILSTLFPPLFFVFIVFPLVALTMNLTPQGIAWAFSDPYFWSATFNTVLCAVAAAAVGVVIAIGFGYYHLFKRNSVIYRVADFLNDLPIALPHTVAGLALLLAFGRNYFGWLGENGLAFTLIAVVLAMLFVSYPLAARTVQSGVEELGRELVDVARTLGDEPPKAYIRVVVPALREALLGGFLLGFSRSLSEFATVIMFGGNLPGKTQVLASYVFTRVEAGDLEVAVAASVFCMVLSLTMVALVRSVTGGLRRAEG; via the coding sequence ATGATCGGGAGGTACGAAATCCTGAGTACTCTGTTCCCTCCCCTGTTCTTCGTATTCATAGTGTTCCCGTTGGTAGCACTGACCATGAACCTAACGCCCCAAGGGATAGCGTGGGCGTTCAGTGATCCCTACTTCTGGTCCGCCACGTTCAACACGGTGCTCTGCGCTGTCGCAGCCGCCGCCGTGGGTGTGGTGATCGCGATAGGGTTTGGCTACTATCATCTGTTCAAGCGAAACTCGGTGATCTACAGGGTAGCGGACTTCCTAAACGACCTACCCATCGCCTTGCCGCACACCGTAGCAGGACTAGCGTTACTGTTGGCGTTCGGTCGCAACTATTTCGGATGGTTGGGTGAGAACGGGCTCGCGTTCACTTTGATCGCAGTAGTCCTCGCCATGCTCTTCGTATCGTACCCGCTAGCGGCCAGGACCGTACAGTCGGGTGTCGAGGAACTAGGACGTGAGCTCGTGGACGTCGCCCGCACACTCGGTGACGAACCGCCAAAGGCCTACATACGAGTGGTCGTACCTGCTCTGCGGGAGGCGCTGCTCGGCGGTTTCCTACTAGGGTTCTCCAGATCCCTGAGCGAGTTCGCCACGGTGATCATGTTCGGAGGTAACCTTCCAGGTAAGACACAGGTACTCGCGTCGTACGTGTTCACCCGGGTGGAAGCAGGAGATCTAGAAGTCGCCGTCGCCGCCAGCGTGTTCTGTATGGTCCTATCGCTGACCATGGTCGCGTTAGTGCGCTCGGTAACAGGGGGACTTCGCCGTGCTGAGGGTTGA
- a CDS encoding helix-turn-helix transcriptional regulator: MDESEILRVLRDWISDPFEAVLVDDVPVDLYDPEEGHAYLVANKSTVEKKLGRLTRLVGKVPKASIAYSGDTDELVDPLRRLGAGLLDVSPEGVEVVLEPETFDADPDIRPMSGHHDELVAVLKALGDERRVAALEILGHSEECLCKLAEILGENQPSTAYHLKKLLEVGLVTKRSEGGRTFYRLTERGERVLRVIRDLKDQLRRT, translated from the coding sequence ATGGACGAATCTGAGATCCTGAGAGTACTCCGTGACTGGATCTCTGACCCTTTTGAAGCGGTACTCGTGGATGACGTACCGGTGGACCTATACGACCCAGAGGAAGGTCACGCGTACCTCGTGGCCAACAAGAGCACCGTAGAGAAGAAACTGGGTCGACTTACGAGACTCGTCGGGAAGGTCCCGAAAGCATCGATCGCGTACTCTGGAGATACCGACGAGCTCGTAGACCCGTTGAGGAGGCTCGGTGCAGGCCTCCTAGATGTCTCCCCAGAAGGCGTCGAGGTCGTCCTCGAACCAGAGACGTTCGATGCCGACCCTGACATACGCCCCATGTCCGGACATCATGACGAGCTCGTCGCCGTCCTGAAAGCACTCGGAGATGAGCGTCGTGTCGCCGCGCTCGAGATACTGGGGCACAGTGAGGAGTGTTTATGCAAGCTAGCCGAAATTTTGGGGGAGAACCAACCGTCGACTGCATATCACTTGAAGAAGCTCCTGGAAGTCGGTTTGGTCACCAAGCGCTCCGAAGGCGGTAGAACGTTTTACAGGCTTACCGAGCGTGGCGAGCGCGTATTGAGAGTGATTAGAGATTTAAAAGATCAGCTGCGACGTACGTGA